A window of Glycine soja cultivar W05 chromosome 2, ASM419377v2, whole genome shotgun sequence genomic DNA:
GATGTAGCTTTTGCTACTGCAACCCAACATTTTGAGAAGGAGCCTGATGGTGATGGGAGTTCTGCTGTGCAAATTTATGCTAAGGAATCAAGTAAGCTCATGTTGGAGGCTCTGAAAAGAGGCCCAAAAGTGAAGGAGGATGGAGAGTTGATAACTGAAAAGTCTGGTTCAACTGCTGAAACTGTTTTTGACATATCTGGGGGTCGCAGAGACTTTATTAGTGGGGAGGAAGCTGCAGAAGTTTTGAAACCATTGACGGGACCAAAGTATTATACCAAGATATGTTTTAGCAATAGAAGTTTTGGCTTGGATGCTGCCCGTGTTGCTGAACCCATTCTATTATCAGTTAAGGATCAATTGAAAGAGGTAGATCTTTCAGATTTCATTGCTGGAAGACCAGAAGCAGAGGCTCTTGAAGTGATGACTATATTTTCTTCTGCACTGGAAGGTAGTGTTTTGAGGTATCTGAACCTGTCAAATAATGCCATGGGTGAAAAAGGGGTTAGAGCTTTTCGGTCACTCCTAAAATCACAAACTAGCTTGGAGGAGCTTTATTTGATGAATGATGGTATATCAGAGGAAGCTGCAAAAGCAGTTTCTGAATTGCTTCCTTCCACTGAGAAGCTTAGGGTTCTTCATTTCCATAACAACATGACTGGGGATGAAGGGGCAATTGCTATTGCTGAAATTGTGAAACATTCCCCAGCTTTGGAAGATTTTCGGTGCTCATCAACCAGAGTAGGCTCTGATGGTGGAGTTGCCCTTGCTGAAGCACTTGGGGCTTGTAAACATTTGAGGAAGCTTGACTTGCGTGACAACATGTttggagaagaagctggagTTGCTCTAAGTAAAGTTATACCTGCATTTACAGATCTTACAGAGATATACCTCAGTTATTTGAACCTGGAGGATGATGGTGCAGAAGCCCTTGCTAATGCCCTCAAGGAATCTGCACCATCACTGGAAATTTTGGATTTGGCTGGGAATGACATTACTGCAAAAGCTTCTGCTTCTGTGGCTGCCTGTATATCATCAAAACAATTCCTCACCAAGTTAAATTTATCTGAGAATGAACTGAAGGATGAAGGTGCAGTTTTGATCAGCAAGGCACTGGAAGGAGGTCACGGCCAATTAATTGAAGTTGATTTGAGCACTAACTCGATCACATGGTCAGGAGCTAAGCTGGTGGCTGAAGCTGTTGTGGGAAAACCAGGTTTTAAGTTGCTTAACATTAATGCTAACTTCATTTCTGATGAAGGAATTGATGagttgaaaaatatattcaaaaactCACCTGATATGCTGGGTCCTTTGGATGAGAATAATCCTGATGGAGAAGACACTGATGAGGAGGCTGAAGAAGATGCTGATCATGATGAATTGGAATCAAAACTGAAGGGCCTTGGGATTTAGGAAGATTCGCAGGAACAAACATGCAACCTTTACTCAAGATTAATCTGTAGgccatttaatattttcaacagACACACTTGTTTCATGCACAATAGCTAGCTTTGATCTTTGTATTTTAGATATTCTATTCCATGACCCGACATTTTAGAAGTTTACTAGATGTATGCTCTTAATATATCTGGCAAAACAAGAATGGTATTAGCTGCAGAAATTTTTGGGTTCTATTGTGCTTTTGCtggcaatttgttttctttcgttGCTGGGTCTCTGCGGTCTCTCTATATTTTGGCAATTGATTCCATTCGCAGATTATTTGAATAACCGCATCATATTTTGTGGTTGTGCCTTGTAGGCTATAAACAACACAGACCAATTGCATGCAATGGATCTAAAAGTAATTGGCGTAGGTGCGTAGCTAACTTGAATGTAGTTACAGTATCTCGGTGCTTTAGTTGAAAAATATGCTGGCAGACCTAAATATTGACTCTTTATCCATGATTCCTtatgttttctctttgaaatttgTACGTTTTGTAAAATGATGGGTTGCAAGATCAAGTGCAAGTTGGAATGGAAATGATGTTTTGCGCATTTTaaggaaatttcaattgaacgtTATCGTGGCCAAAAGTTAACAAATTATTCTTTCAtacttttcaataaaaaaatacactatcaataaaaattagtgGTTTTGATTAATTTAAGTACACATTTTATTCCTCAAAAAGACTACTCTCTGAAATTAATTCCATCAAAATTAAACGGATAAATCAAACGGGCGCTtaaattgttttcaatttttttattatcggGTGTATTTTTTTCAAGGGAGAATGCGACTATAGTTGGTTTAGATGGTTTATTTGGTTATCCACTTGGCATGGATCTGGTACTGACCATGCTAATTATAATTGGATAGTGGTTAGTGGTTACTTTGGTTGTGTTGAACCGGTGGTTCATATCCAACGGTTTTCTTCCTCCTTGCACGGGGATTAgtgcttttattatttatagtttGAAGATAGCATCGGACTGAATTTGGAATGATTTTAGTCATGATATCCTAACTGAGCTGCTTAAGCACCATAAAACCAACTTTAACATATTGCTCCGCAAGTATTTGAGCTCTGCAAGCATCTTGTTTAATAAGCATTTCTCACTATACACGCATTAGttacttttttctttaagtATCGATTGCTTATTGTAGCACCGGTACTATTtgtttttaagatattaaaaaaaataaaaaataaacataaatgatTATAAGAATGAAAGTGACTGTTACATTgcagataaaataaatttttgtgaaTCCCATTGGAAGCACTCAAAGAGAGTTGCTCCATTGTGAGAATTAAGTATTCAAAGATACTTGAATTGGAAAGAATAAAAGTGAGTGATATATACATGTGAGTTCCATTTTAAGCACCCGAAGTGAGTTGTTGTTGGGTTAGAGATACTGtaagtttcttttgttttatgtaATAAGGAGAGAAGTAACTTTCTTCATTGCACATCATTTAAATTGAGcgacaaaaaaaatcttacagTCTTGTCTGAATTGTTTTTACACATTTTGGATATAAATGGATCACACAGTCACCGGAACTTTCAACGCCTCCAATATCTTATCATCTAGCTCGAACTGGATGGACTTCTTATCTCTCCCAATCTTTACGTACTCCTCAAACCGTTCTTTTAGGTCTTCAGGGAGGTTTGTGGTTGATTGCCATCCCAATTTAGCTTTGGCTGCTCTAGGTTCTGCATAGAAGTGCTGCATAATACATAAAGAAGATTGTATAAAGTGTAAGGCTATAACCAAGAAGGTtgaataattgaaaatatttgtaCAATATGTGTCAGCTTGATAGAGCATTCTAAATGGGTTGCAAGAATTCAATACAATGTATGTGTAACTTTTCTTGGTATGAGCTTAATTCGTTTAGTAGTAATTTGTGTTAAACAAGACATTCTAAACAGATATTTTTGTTGCAAGTATTCAAAACTATGTATGCGTAATTTTTTTAGTGTGCAAAACAAAGTCAGAAAACTGATTAACAAGGGAGCATTATCACCCTGTCCTGTTAATCACTTTAATGATTTGTGTTCAGCATTAGGGCGTTTCCATGCATTATGCAATAAGGTTTTAAACTAGATCAGAAGATAGGGTAATAGTAAGTACATAGGTGCGGAAAGGGAAAGCCTTCTTTGCATCAACTCCAACAGCTTTTGGATCATAATGCAAAATGTTAACGGGGCGCCCTGCAGCTTGAGCACATAGTTTGGCTATTCCGTCTAGAGTCACTGCACGGTCACTTACGCAGTTGAAAATGGTCTGATTTGCAGCTTCTGGATTCTCAACAGCTAGAGTAAGCATTGAGGACAAGTCCCTAACATGAGCTATGTTACTGAGTTGCAGTCCCGAGCCAGGAATTGGCACAGGTCTGTCCCGAACAATCCCTACAAATATGACATTGCACATTGTTTTTAGTATTGATCCTTCTAGAAAAGATTATTTATTGAAACAAGGATTCATATGTAGTATTAAAAGCTAATAATAAAGTTTGTTTAGAAAGTTCCCCTTACTGTCAAAAAACCACTCCTCACAGTCTTTATTGTTGCCAGACCCAATCATGTACTGTGGCCGGAACACTGCCCAACTTCCAAAGGTTTCTTCAATGTATTTCTCCACTTCAACATGACCAGCATCTGCTTTAACAACATCCTACACCAC
This region includes:
- the LOC114390105 gene encoding RAN GTPase-activating protein 1-like; this translates as MDSTSQAYQHRPLTIKLWPPSQSTRLMLVERMTKNLTTPSIFSRKYGLLSKEEAEEDAKHIEDVAFATATQHFEKEPDGDGSSAVQIYAKESSKLMLEALKRGPKVKEDGELITEKSGSTAETVFDISGGRRDFISGEEAAEVLKPLTGPKYYTKICFSNRSFGLDAARVAEPILLSVKDQLKEVDLSDFIAGRPEAEALEVMTIFSSALEGSVLRYLNLSNNAMGEKGVRAFRSLLKSQTSLEELYLMNDGISEEAAKAVSELLPSTEKLRVLHFHNNMTGDEGAIAIAEIVKHSPALEDFRCSSTRVGSDGGVALAEALGACKHLRKLDLRDNMFGEEAGVALSKVIPAFTDLTEIYLSYLNLEDDGAEALANALKESAPSLEILDLAGNDITAKASASVAACISSKQFLTKLNLSENELKDEGAVLISKALEGGHGQLIEVDLSTNSITWSGAKLVAEAVVGKPGFKLLNINANFISDEGIDELKNIFKNSPDMLGPLDENNPDGEDTDEEAEEDADHDELESKLKGLGI